In Flavobacterium sp. WV_118_3, one DNA window encodes the following:
- a CDS encoding OmpA family protein, producing the protein MKKVVIALSVLAITLTSCGSKKKIAALEEENKKIQDLLNTCTVKLNTCLTEKDHMASQMEFLKKNNSDLINNMGNLTTLSSKGAENLEKSLESLKEKDLKITRLQDALTKKDSVTLALVTSLKSSVGINDPDIQVNVEKGVVFISIADKLLFKSGSYVVSDRAKEVLAKVAKVVNSKPDFECMVEGHTDNVPIKNAVLVDNWDLSAKRATSIVRVLQDDLGVNPKQLIAAGRSFYVPLADNDTPENRAKNRRTRIVVLPKIDQFYDMIEKEMKNMTGKN; encoded by the coding sequence ATGAAAAAAGTCGTTATCGCCCTTTCGGTACTTGCAATTACACTAACATCCTGCGGATCGAAGAAAAAAATTGCAGCTCTAGAAGAAGAGAACAAAAAAATTCAGGACCTGTTAAACACCTGTACAGTTAAACTGAATACGTGTTTAACTGAAAAAGACCATATGGCAAGCCAGATGGAATTTTTGAAGAAGAACAACTCCGATTTAATCAATAATATGGGGAATTTAACTACCCTTTCTTCAAAAGGTGCTGAAAATCTTGAAAAATCATTGGAAAGTCTTAAGGAAAAAGACCTTAAAATTACCCGTTTACAAGATGCTCTAACGAAAAAAGACAGTGTAACGCTTGCTTTGGTTACCAGTTTAAAAAGTTCGGTTGGTATCAACGATCCGGATATTCAGGTAAATGTAGAAAAAGGTGTGGTATTTATTTCCATTGCTGATAAACTACTTTTCAAAAGCGGAAGTTATGTTGTGAGCGACCGTGCTAAAGAAGTGTTGGCTAAAGTAGCTAAAGTGGTAAACAGTAAACCGGATTTCGAATGTATGGTAGAAGGTCACACGGATAATGTGCCAATTAAAAACGCTGTATTGGTTGATAACTGGGATCTTTCTGCAAAAAGAGCGACTTCAATCGTTCGTGTTTTACAGGATGATTTGGGTGTAAATCCAAAACAATTAATCGCAGCAGGAAGAAGTTTCTATGTTCCGTTGGCCGACAATGATACGCCGGAGAACAGAGCTAAAAACAGAAGAACCCGTATCGTGGTTTTACCTAAAATTGATCAGTTCTACGATATGATCGAAAAAGAAATGAAAAATATGACCGGTAAAAACTAA
- a CDS encoding L-threonylcarbamoyladenylate synthase, which produces MAEFIKIYPENPNPAAIAKVVKCLKEGGLVIYPTDTVYGLGCDITNSRALEKIAKIKGVKLEKANFSFVCCDLSNLSDYVRQIDTATFKILKRALPGPYTFILPGNNNLPKEFKKKNTVGIRVPDNAIALEIVRQLGNPIVSTSIHDDDEVIEYTTDPELIFEKWQNLVDMVIDGGYGDNHASTVIDLSGFEPVVVREGKGDPDIL; this is translated from the coding sequence ATGGCAGAATTCATTAAAATTTATCCTGAAAACCCGAATCCGGCAGCCATTGCAAAAGTGGTTAAATGCCTAAAAGAGGGCGGACTGGTTATTTATCCGACGGATACCGTTTATGGTTTGGGTTGCGATATCACCAATTCGAGAGCATTGGAAAAAATCGCAAAAATCAAAGGCGTAAAGCTCGAAAAAGCAAATTTTTCGTTTGTATGCTGTGATTTGAGTAATTTATCGGATTATGTACGACAAATCGATACGGCTACTTTTAAGATTCTGAAAAGAGCTTTGCCGGGACCGTATACATTTATTCTTCCGGGAAACAACAATCTTCCAAAAGAATTTAAAAAGAAAAATACGGTCGGGATTCGTGTACCGGATAATGCTATTGCACTGGAAATTGTAAGACAGCTTGGAAATCCGATTGTTTCCACTTCCATACATGACGATGATGAGGTAATTGAATATACAACCGATCCGGAATTGATTTTTGAAAAATGGCAAAACCTGGTCGATATGGTTATTGATGGCGGTTATGGTGACAACCATGCTTCGACGGTTATCGACCTTTCCGGATTCGAACCGGTAGTTGTTCGGGAAGGAAAAGGCGATCCGGATATTTTGTAG
- a CDS encoding UvrD-helicase domain-containing protein, which produces MQNYIDQLNEAQRAPVLQKDGPMIVIAGAGSGKTRVLTIRIAYLMHQGVDAFNILSLTFTNKAAREMKTRIASIVGNSEAKNLWMGTFHSVFAKILRNEADKLGYPSNFTIYDSQDSVRLIGQIIKEMQLDKDVYKPKQVLGRISSYKNSLITVKAYFNNPELQEADAMSKKPRLGEIYQNYVERCFKSGAMDFDDLLLKTNELLTRFPDVLMKYQDRFRYILVDEYQDTNHSQYLIVRALSDRFQNICVVGDDAQSIYAFRGANINNILNFQKDYEGVNTYRLEQNYRSTRNIVEAANTIIDKNKTKLDKVVWTANEFGPKIKVHRSLTDGEEGRFVASTIFEQKMQHQMSNNQFAILYRTNAQSRAMEDALRKKDIPYRIYGGLSFYQRKEIKDVLSYLRLVINPKDEEALIRVINYPARGIGGTTVEKLTIAANHYRRSIFEIMEHIDKIDLKLNSTTKNKLQDFVTMIKSFQVINETQDALYLTDHVSKKTGLIQELKKDATPEGIARIENIEVLMGGIKDFIEGQKEVDGARGALSEFMEDVALATDLDNDTGDDDRVALMTIHLAKGLEFPTVFIVGMEEDLFPSAMSMNTRSELEEERRLFYVALTRAEHQAYLTYAQSRYRWGKLVDSEPSRFIEEIDGQYLEYLTPVETNYRYKPTINADIFGDVDKSKLRLSKPVAGTPPKYITDNEEPKMDRNIRKLKPVSGGIPAAAGPSPYDNGLSVGNIVMHERFGKGQILNLEGAGADKKAEIKFEVGGIKKLLLRFAKLQVIG; this is translated from the coding sequence ATGCAAAATTATATTGACCAGTTAAATGAAGCCCAGCGGGCGCCTGTATTACAAAAAGACGGGCCAATGATAGTGATTGCCGGAGCCGGTTCCGGAAAAACAAGGGTACTGACCATTCGTATTGCTTATCTGATGCATCAGGGTGTGGATGCGTTTAATATCTTGTCGTTAACCTTTACCAATAAGGCCGCCAGGGAGATGAAAACCCGTATTGCAAGTATTGTGGGGAATAGCGAAGCCAAAAACCTGTGGATGGGAACCTTTCACTCGGTTTTTGCCAAAATATTGCGAAATGAAGCCGATAAACTGGGCTATCCGTCGAATTTTACGATTTATGATTCTCAGGATAGCGTACGATTAATCGGGCAGATTATCAAAGAAATGCAATTGGATAAGGATGTATACAAGCCCAAACAGGTTTTGGGACGTATTTCGTCGTATAAAAATAGTTTGATTACGGTAAAAGCCTATTTCAATAACCCGGAATTACAGGAAGCCGATGCGATGAGTAAAAAGCCGCGTCTGGGCGAAATTTATCAGAATTATGTAGAGCGCTGTTTTAAATCGGGCGCGATGGATTTTGATGATTTATTACTGAAAACCAATGAATTGCTAACCCGTTTCCCGGATGTTTTAATGAAATATCAGGATCGTTTTCGGTATATTCTGGTGGATGAGTATCAGGATACGAACCATTCCCAATATCTGATTGTTCGTGCGCTATCCGACCGTTTTCAGAATATCTGTGTAGTAGGAGATGATGCGCAGAGTATTTATGCCTTCCGTGGGGCGAATATCAACAATATCCTGAATTTCCAGAAAGATTACGAAGGCGTAAATACCTATCGTCTGGAACAAAATTACCGTTCAACGCGAAACATTGTAGAAGCGGCGAATACGATTATCGATAAAAACAAAACCAAACTGGATAAAGTCGTTTGGACGGCCAACGAATTCGGACCTAAAATCAAAGTACATCGTAGCCTTACCGATGGTGAAGAAGGTCGTTTTGTGGCCAGTACCATTTTCGAACAGAAAATGCAACACCAGATGAGCAACAATCAGTTTGCAATTCTATACCGTACCAATGCGCAATCGCGTGCAATGGAGGATGCGTTGCGTAAAAAAGACATTCCGTATCGTATTTATGGCGGACTATCGTTTTACCAACGGAAAGAAATCAAAGATGTATTGTCCTACCTTCGATTGGTAATTAATCCGAAAGATGAAGAGGCGTTGATACGTGTGATCAACTATCCGGCAAGGGGAATTGGTGGTACGACCGTAGAAAAGCTAACGATTGCAGCCAATCATTACAGACGTTCCATTTTTGAAATCATGGAACATATCGATAAGATTGATCTGAAATTAAATTCCACCACAAAAAACAAATTACAGGATTTTGTGACGATGATTAAAAGTTTTCAGGTGATCAATGAAACACAGGATGCATTGTATTTAACGGATCACGTATCCAAAAAAACCGGATTGATTCAGGAGTTGAAAAAAGACGCCACACCAGAAGGTATCGCTCGTATCGAGAATATCGAGGTGTTGATGGGCGGTATCAAAGACTTTATCGAAGGGCAGAAGGAAGTAGACGGAGCGCGTGGTGCTTTATCGGAGTTTATGGAAGATGTGGCTTTGGCGACGGATCTGGATAACGATACCGGCGATGACGATCGTGTGGCTTTAATGACCATTCACCTGGCAAAAGGACTGGAGTTTCCAACCGTATTTATTGTCGGAATGGAAGAAGATCTGTTTCCAAGTGCGATGAGTATGAATACGCGAAGCGAACTGGAAGAAGAGCGTCGTTTGTTCTATGTGGCCCTAACACGAGCCGAGCATCAGGCGTATCTGACGTATGCGCAATCGCGGTACCGTTGGGGTAAGCTTGTCGACAGTGAGCCGTCTCGTTTTATTGAGGAAATCGACGGACAATATCTGGAATACTTAACACCGGTGGAAACGAATTACCGTTATAAGCCGACTATTAATGCCGATATTTTTGGTGATGTGGACAAATCGAAATTGCGACTGAGTAAACCGGTTGCCGGCACACCGCCAAAATATATAACCGACAACGAAGAGCCTAAAATGGATCGCAATATCCGTAAATTAAAACCGGTTTCGGGTGGTATACCGGCTGCAGCTGGGCCAAGTCCGTACGACAATGGATTGAGTGTTGGGAATATTGTGATGCACGAACGCTTTGGAAAAGGACAAATCCTGAATCTGGAAGGAGCCGGAGCTGATAAAAAAGCCGAAATCAAGTTTGAAGTGGGCGGGATTAAAAAATTACTGTTGCGTTTTGCGAAACTACAGGTAATCGGATAA
- a CDS encoding carboxypeptidase-like regulatory domain-containing protein, with protein sequence MNKIKLFVVLFTSLLFLAGCESESTVEGGGNNTGGGTMSSSFGNQVSRDFIGQVVDTNGNPVSNATIKIGTTTGQTDSNGVFIIKNATVYERFAYITAKKAGYIDGSRTMVPTNGDNNVRIMLLPLQPTQVINSGVSSEVTLLSGTKVVFDGAFQDENGAAYSGSVAVAMYHLLPSDTKLSSLMPGALFAQDENGNPKALETLGMLNVELRGSAGQKLQIASGHTAQVVMKIDNSQLGSAPSEIPLWHFDNDKGYWIREGSATRQGDTYVGNVSHFSWWNCDAQFPVVSMCVNLEDANGNALANIQVGIIRSGNTYPVMGTTNANGQVCGLVPANENLTLVVLDNCGNTIYSNTIGPLTANTTLPTITVTNPSVTPTTVEGNLVTCSNAPVTNGYVILHTGYTTQVATVTNGSFSFNTLVCGGPNTAFTLEGADYDNLQVTGDVNYTFTTPTTNIGNLVACNSITEFITYQIDNNPVTYHLTGINAGYTPNGLNISAQGATGAGIYFWGNTNVPGTYTTSSFTIEGGAVGYISSQLPNTMVFNLNAFGAVGQYIDMTFSGTYQDNNNPSVTHTITGVIHVIRDN encoded by the coding sequence ATGAATAAAATCAAACTTTTTGTAGTACTCTTCACGTCTCTGTTGTTTCTGGCGGGATGTGAATCCGAAAGTACCGTAGAAGGAGGAGGAAATAATACCGGTGGTGGTACTATGTCGTCCAGTTTCGGAAATCAGGTTTCAAGAGATTTCATCGGACAGGTGGTGGATACGAACGGAAATCCCGTTTCGAATGCCACAATCAAAATAGGAACTACAACAGGACAAACAGATTCCAATGGCGTTTTTATCATTAAAAATGCGACGGTTTACGAACGATTTGCCTATATCACAGCTAAAAAAGCAGGTTATATCGACGGTTCCCGTACAATGGTACCGACAAACGGAGATAACAACGTTCGGATTATGTTGTTGCCGTTACAACCAACACAGGTGATCAATTCGGGAGTGAGTAGCGAAGTCACGTTATTATCCGGTACCAAAGTTGTTTTCGACGGTGCCTTTCAGGACGAAAACGGTGCAGCCTATAGCGGTAGTGTTGCAGTGGCGATGTATCATTTATTGCCATCCGATACTAAGTTAAGTAGTCTAATGCCGGGTGCTTTATTTGCTCAGGATGAAAATGGGAACCCTAAAGCACTGGAAACCTTAGGGATGCTTAATGTAGAATTACGCGGATCGGCCGGGCAAAAACTACAGATTGCTTCCGGGCATACGGCTCAGGTGGTGATGAAAATTGATAACAGTCAGTTGGGAAGCGCTCCAAGTGAAATCCCGTTATGGCATTTTGATAACGACAAAGGGTATTGGATTCGTGAAGGTAGTGCAACCCGTCAGGGAGATACATACGTAGGTAACGTATCTCATTTTTCATGGTGGAATTGCGATGCGCAGTTTCCGGTTGTGTCGATGTGTGTGAATCTGGAAGACGCCAATGGCAATGCGTTAGCCAACATTCAGGTAGGTATCATCCGAAGCGGAAATACCTATCCGGTTATGGGAACGACCAATGCCAACGGTCAGGTTTGTGGATTGGTACCGGCCAACGAAAATTTGACGTTGGTTGTTTTGGATAATTGCGGTAATACGATTTATAGCAATACCATAGGTCCGCTAACAGCAAATACAACTTTACCAACGATCACGGTAACCAATCCTTCGGTCACACCAACAACCGTAGAGGGAAATCTGGTAACCTGTAGTAATGCACCGGTAACCAATGGTTATGTAATTTTACATACCGGATATACGACACAGGTGGCAACTGTTACCAACGGAAGCTTTAGTTTTAATACGTTGGTTTGTGGCGGCCCGAATACAGCGTTTACTTTAGAAGGTGCCGATTATGATAATTTACAGGTAACGGGTGATGTGAACTATACATTTACCACACCAACAACCAATATTGGGAATCTGGTCGCTTGTAATTCCATAACAGAATTTATAACTTATCAGATTGATAACAACCCGGTGACCTACCATCTTACAGGTATTAATGCCGGATATACACCAAACGGGCTAAATATTAGTGCGCAGGGCGCTACCGGAGCCGGAATCTATTTCTGGGGTAATACCAATGTTCCGGGAACCTATACGACTTCCAGCTTTACGATTGAAGGTGGAGCTGTAGGCTATATTTCGTCACAATTGCCCAATACAATGGTATTTAATCTGAATGCTTTTGGAGCAGTAGGGCAGTATATTGACATGACCTTTAGCGGAACCTATCAGGATAATAATAATCCAAGTGTCACACATACGATTACAGGAGTCATCCATGTAATTCGCGATAATTAA
- a CDS encoding M1 family metallopeptidase encodes MKRLTFLCYFIYTFSNAQQSEKVDFITLDAAVSFTTESRKIAGDVTYTFQVNSATDTISIDAQRMDISGVTINNRAVKFKNTGKKLQLFQGYKKGRNTLKLHYEAQPRQTLYFIGKDKDFQIWTQGQGKYTSHWLPSFDDVNEKVIFSFSITYDSTFEVLSNGVLKHKVTKGNQTTWQYVMEKPMSSYLAMLAIGKFDKKTVMTASGTPLELYLRKADASKFESTYRYSKEIFDFLEREIGVAYPWKVYRQVPVFDFLYLGMENTTATIFSQDFVVDAIGFNDRTYTNVNAHELAHQWFGDMVTAQSGKHHWLQEGFATYYALLAEKQLFGDDHFNWELYESAEKLIRASKTDPKPILHEKASSLTFYQKGAWALHYLRTQIGEDKFRLAVQNYLRKYAFKNVDTDAFLAEVRNVADYDTAAFKTLWLENPAFPTEEALAIIKQNPFIKTYLGVVELQDKLLVDKQKPFEILLKSDVFYPVKEEIIYQLENTPFEQNKPLLELAMQSTDLKVRQAISKSLRSIPESFKPQYETLLEDRSYITQEIALKALWAQFPNQRFPLLDQTQDWQGFNDKNLRISWLTLALATPDYQNSEKLKYYEELLDYASPQYASNVRQNALVNLLYLNKNDMNTLRYLVNGTLHHQWLFVKFSKDSIRALLKNEKHREYFQELLPALPEDEKKQLENLLKE; translated from the coding sequence ATGAAGCGACTCACATTTCTCTGCTATTTTATATATACCTTTTCAAACGCACAACAAAGCGAAAAAGTTGATTTTATCACACTCGATGCAGCGGTTTCATTTACCACCGAAAGCCGTAAAATTGCAGGCGATGTGACCTATACTTTTCAGGTGAATAGTGCAACGGATACAATTAGCATCGATGCGCAACGGATGGATATTTCCGGCGTTACGATCAATAACAGAGCCGTAAAATTTAAAAATACCGGAAAAAAATTACAGTTGTTTCAGGGGTATAAAAAAGGGCGTAACACCCTGAAACTGCATTACGAAGCACAACCGCGGCAAACACTTTATTTTATCGGAAAAGACAAGGATTTCCAGATATGGACACAAGGACAGGGGAAATATACCAGCCATTGGCTACCCAGTTTTGATGATGTGAATGAAAAGGTGATTTTTTCGTTTTCCATTACCTATGATAGCACTTTTGAAGTCCTTTCCAACGGTGTTTTAAAACATAAAGTCACGAAAGGCAATCAGACCACCTGGCAGTATGTCATGGAAAAACCGATGAGTTCGTACCTGGCGATGCTGGCTATCGGAAAATTTGATAAAAAGACCGTAATGACCGCATCGGGGACACCTTTGGAATTATACCTTCGCAAAGCGGATGCGTCAAAATTTGAATCGACGTACCGCTATTCGAAAGAGATTTTTGACTTTTTAGAACGGGAAATAGGAGTAGCCTATCCCTGGAAGGTTTACCGACAAGTTCCGGTATTCGACTTTTTATATCTCGGAATGGAAAATACTACAGCAACCATCTTTTCGCAGGATTTTGTGGTCGATGCTATCGGATTTAACGATCGGACGTATACCAACGTAAATGCCCACGAACTGGCGCATCAATGGTTTGGCGATATGGTTACGGCGCAATCCGGAAAACACCATTGGCTACAGGAAGGATTTGCAACGTATTATGCTTTGCTGGCCGAAAAGCAGCTTTTTGGAGATGATCATTTTAATTGGGAACTGTACGAATCGGCCGAAAAACTCATTCGGGCTTCCAAAACCGATCCCAAACCGATCCTTCATGAAAAAGCAAGCTCGCTGACTTTCTATCAGAAAGGGGCCTGGGCTTTACATTATCTGCGTACACAAATAGGAGAAGATAAATTTCGTCTGGCGGTACAAAACTACCTGCGGAAATATGCGTTTAAAAATGTCGACACCGATGCGTTTCTGGCTGAGGTTCGAAATGTTGCCGATTATGATACGGCGGCTTTTAAAACCTTATGGCTCGAAAATCCGGCATTTCCAACCGAAGAAGCTTTGGCTATCATAAAGCAAAATCCGTTTATAAAAACCTATCTCGGTGTTGTCGAATTGCAGGACAAATTATTGGTCGACAAACAAAAGCCATTCGAAATACTTTTAAAATCGGATGTTTTCTATCCGGTTAAGGAAGAAATTATCTACCAATTGGAAAATACGCCATTCGAACAGAATAAACCTTTACTGGAATTAGCGATGCAATCGACCGATTTAAAAGTTCGACAGGCGATAAGTAAATCGTTGCGCAGTATTCCGGAATCGTTTAAACCGCAATACGAAACCTTATTGGAAGATCGCTCCTATATCACTCAGGAAATCGCGTTAAAGGCACTTTGGGCACAATTTCCCAACCAGCGTTTTCCGTTACTCGATCAAACACAAGACTGGCAGGGGTTTAATGATAAAAACCTGCGAATCAGTTGGCTGACATTGGCTTTGGCGACACCGGACTATCAGAATTCCGAAAAATTAAAATACTATGAAGAACTGTTGGACTACGCTTCCCCTCAGTATGCAAGTAATGTAAGGCAAAATGCTTTGGTGAATCTGTTGTATCTGAATAAAAATGACATGAATACCCTGCGTTATCTGGTAAATGGAACTTTACACCATCAATGGTTGTTTGTTAAGTTCTCAAAGGATTCGATTCGTGCCTTATTGAAAAATGAAAAACACCGGGAGTATTTTCAGGAACTTTTACCGGCTTTACCCGAAGACGAAAAAAAACAATTAGAGAATTTACTGAAAGAGTAG
- a CDS encoding diphthine--ammonia ligase: MKAKMVFNWSSGKDSALALYELIQKDQFEIACLLTSVSQQYDRISMHGVRSSLLEKQAESIGLPLVKMEIPEMPSMEIYENVMRKTLTDLQAKGITHAAFGDIFLEDLREYREKKLAEMNLKAVFPLWKRDTKALIHEFIGLGFKTIVTCVDARLLDKSFAGRIIDADFIRELPENVDPCGENGEFHTFTFDGPLFKNPIAFTKGDIVLRKYEAPKNDDDCYTTPRETEYGFWYCDLIPTAVKSGKIT, encoded by the coding sequence TTGAAGGCAAAAATGGTATTTAACTGGAGTAGCGGAAAAGACTCTGCTCTCGCGTTATATGAATTAATACAGAAGGATCAGTTTGAAATCGCGTGTTTATTAACAAGTGTAAGCCAACAATACGATCGCATTTCGATGCACGGCGTACGAAGCAGTTTGCTCGAAAAACAAGCCGAAAGCATCGGTTTGCCCTTGGTCAAAATGGAAATTCCCGAAATGCCTTCAATGGAAATTTATGAAAACGTAATGCGGAAAACCCTAACCGACTTACAGGCTAAAGGGATTACCCATGCTGCTTTTGGTGATATTTTTCTGGAAGACCTGCGGGAATACCGGGAAAAGAAACTGGCCGAAATGAACCTAAAAGCCGTTTTCCCGCTATGGAAGCGCGATACCAAAGCTTTAATTCACGAGTTTATTGGTCTGGGATTTAAAACCATCGTTACCTGTGTCGATGCCCGATTACTCGATAAAAGTTTTGCCGGCCGTATTATCGATGCCGATTTTATCCGGGAACTCCCTGAAAATGTAGATCCATGTGGTGAAAATGGCGAATTTCATACGTTTACATTTGACGGACCACTTTTTAAAAATCCGATTGCTTTTACAAAAGGGGATATTGTGCTCCGTAAATACGAAGCCCCGAAAAACGATGACGATTGTTATACCACACCACGGGAAACCGAGTATGGATTCTGGTATTGCGACCTTATCCCGACAGCTGTCAAATCAGGTAAAATCACCTAA
- a CDS encoding aspartyl/asparaginyl beta-hydroxylase domain-containing protein — MELVRAIKFPIAFDIDRLQADVQKVLSQEWTDHYNRKDYNGKWTSIALMSEDGKSDSIFALNRNKLQDTAILEQCPYFKSILNDFPFEKTAVRLLNLTAGTEIKPHRDYCLGYEDGCFRLHIPIITNPDVVFLLDNKRLIMNEGECWYINANFTHSVVNNGTQDRIHLVIDGLQNEWTDALFYKEADPEQFRKPLPEMSEVEKQRIIEELNRMNPVLTATVLQNMENNKP; from the coding sequence ATGGAATTGGTTCGCGCTATAAAATTCCCAATTGCATTTGATATCGACCGTTTACAGGCCGACGTGCAAAAAGTACTTTCCCAGGAATGGACGGATCATTATAACCGTAAGGATTACAACGGCAAATGGACTTCAATCGCCCTGATGTCGGAAGACGGTAAGTCCGATTCTATTTTCGCCTTAAACCGAAACAAGCTACAAGACACAGCCATCCTGGAACAATGTCCCTATTTTAAAAGTATACTCAACGATTTCCCGTTTGAAAAAACAGCCGTTCGTTTGCTTAATCTTACCGCCGGAACCGAAATCAAACCGCATCGCGATTACTGTCTGGGCTATGAAGACGGTTGTTTCCGCCTACATATTCCCATCATTACCAATCCGGATGTAGTATTTTTACTGGACAATAAACGTTTGATCATGAACGAAGGTGAATGTTGGTATATCAATGCTAATTTTACGCATTCGGTTGTCAATAACGGTACGCAGGATCGTATTCACCTGGTTATCGACGGATTACAGAACGAATGGACCGATGCACTTTTCTATAAAGAAGCCGATCCGGAACAATTCCGAAAACCATTACCCGAAATGAGCGAAGTTGAAAAACAACGCATCATCGAAGAACTGAATCGTATGAATCCGGTACTCACCGCTACTGTTCTTCAAAACATGGAAAACAACAAGCCTTGA